One segment of Armatimonadota bacterium DNA contains the following:
- a CDS encoding nucleotidyltransferase family protein — protein MTRTERKGVGRRTSYRGAGQEGGRSGFDSELIFLRETLSGFAARGSACSPPRVPEGVDWEYVLARSAEHRIRPILRSVLRAGETSVPEDVRRELESAYFDTLGTNLAALSWTEALLQNFENLGIPAVPIKGISHCRTLYEDPGLRPFCDIDLLVPRDSAPGAARALEQSGMRIEPGNSLDELLRIYNHATYVKADGGGDGIPLNVELHWGFHESSTPAHFHMESVWRDAVPSGNHRSLCLEDELIFGAHHLCEHLFFNASPALIWILDLALRLRISADSIDWEAFTTKNEAYGTSASSAVALMILEHLFSGP, from the coding sequence GTGACTAGAACCGAGCGAAAGGGCGTCGGCCGCCGGACAAGTTATCGCGGCGCGGGTCAAGAGGGCGGACGGTCAGGCTTCGATTCGGAGTTGATATTCCTCCGAGAGACCCTGTCCGGCTTCGCCGCCCGCGGCTCCGCGTGTTCGCCGCCTCGAGTCCCGGAAGGCGTCGACTGGGAGTACGTCCTCGCAAGAAGCGCCGAACACCGCATCCGGCCCATCCTGCGGTCAGTCCTGAGAGCGGGAGAGACTTCCGTGCCGGAAGATGTGCGGCGGGAGCTCGAGTCTGCGTACTTCGACACCCTGGGAACGAACCTCGCTGCACTGTCTTGGACGGAAGCGCTACTCCAGAATTTCGAGAATCTCGGCATACCGGCCGTCCCGATCAAAGGCATCTCGCACTGCCGGACGCTCTACGAAGACCCCGGACTTCGGCCGTTCTGCGACATAGACCTGCTGGTGCCACGTGACTCAGCACCCGGCGCCGCGCGGGCCCTGGAGCAGTCGGGGATGCGCATCGAGCCCGGCAACAGCCTGGACGAACTGCTCCGGATATATAATCACGCGACTTATGTGAAGGCGGACGGCGGCGGGGACGGCATACCCCTAAACGTGGAACTCCACTGGGGGTTTCACGAGTCGAGCACGCCGGCGCACTTCCACATGGAGTCCGTATGGCGGGACGCGGTACCGAGCGGCAACCATCGCAGCCTTTGTCTCGAAGATGAGCTGATATTCGGCGCGCACCACCTCTGCGAGCACCTTTTCTTCAACGCTAGCCCGGCGCTCATCTGGATACTCGACCTGGCACTAAGGCTCCGAATATCAGCGGACAGCATCGACTGGGAAGCGTTCACGACGAAGAACGAGGCTTACGGCACGTCGGCGTCCTCGGCGGTGGCTCTTATGATCCTGGAGCACCTTTTCTCGGGCCCTA